The following is a genomic window from Neodiprion pinetum isolate iyNeoPine1 chromosome 3, iyNeoPine1.2, whole genome shotgun sequence.
ttattttttcttcttccctgCCTTCAGTTCTGTCCGATCGAGAACCCGAAACGATCGAGTCATTGACCTGGTTGTCTTGCCTCGACGAAGGTcatttccctttttctctAACATCACCGTTGTTGGTTTTGTACGAATTTCACGTCGCATTAAGATCACGTTTGGGATATAATCAACTGTGCAGGAAGTCGGATTTGATACGaggaatttcaaaatcgtgCAAACTCGCATGTGAAcattaatatattttctttcccccaaattttttcttctcgtaaaaagaaaaaaaaaaagaaaaataaataaaaataaccgaTTCATTAACTCGCGGCACGGAATTTCGCAGCagcatttctttttcattcgcgTGACGCATTTTTCGCACGcatataattgtatattataaaatacattattatactttatatACACGCAATCGGTCTCTTTGCCATtgttattgtaatattatacgtgttATAATTTCATCAAGTCGCAATATTCGCATCTATACACGCTTTTCATTGTATATGAAAACAGTGATCTATGTATGTAAATATGCGATCGGTACAACAGAAACAGATCGATTAACATtgaagaatgataaaaaattgatccttgCATTCGTCAAATGAAACTACGGCATTTTATTGCCCTTTCGTCtttgttatttcatttattttttcttcctcttcacGCGTAATTTCGCATGGCATCCGGTTTAGGTAagcagaaaattattatctcccCGGTCAATCTGCGCAGCGTATAGGTACATGCCGTGTATAAGACTTTATACACCCTGTCCGTTCGCATCTTGTGTCGGGAACTCGAGATGCTTGATGTCTTATAAGCCTGACGCCTTTGTGTTTCATTTGGTGTTACGCTATACGTAAGGAAATTAAAACAGGTGTAATATTGTTGATATTTGCAGGCactgagaataatttttacagttGGTCTTTAGTTTCTCAGAGCGTTATACGCATTGTGTACGTTTCGTTATTTTCGTGTTGTACAGTCGCGTTAGAATATCGTGCCTTTTATACTTTTCGTTAATTATAAATCGAACCAAGCGAGAATGTTCTGTATCGAAAGATCAATTTGTCCTCTCCTGTAAAAATGtgaagtttaatttttttttttttttctatctcctcttttcacatattttaccaaattaTTCGCAGCcaagtgttggaaaaaaatttaacagcCAAAAGTCGTTTTTAATACGATCTGTAGAAGTAAACTAGAGAATTTTTACACAAGATTATTTTACTGTGTACGATGTTTAAGTGTtaacctttttctttttataccgGAATTCTTAATTATTCCGTGCGATTCTGTACTTAACTGTATATTTAACCAGTTGAATGAGAATTCGAGTGTACTAGCATATGCGCGTAGATGTGTATCTATGTATGGCTGATCCCAATACGATGCGGGGTCCACTATTCGCAATCCGTAAACGCCTTCGGCCACGAATATGATGTGGGTATTTGAGTAATGGACGGTTCCGTTAGAGGCAATAATAATCGCgatataaattgaattttccttctctctcatTTCAATCTCGTACCTTCTTCTTTTACCGCAATTTTTTCCCTCGCTTTTGCACGCGGGTCTTGTCTCTGTTGTGTCGCGAAATTGGATGTCGAATTGATTGTAGAGAAGAATCCGGGTCCTCTACTTTTCCTTTTTGTTCTTCCATTATAGATTCCTGTATCGAACGAATAGcgggaaattgcaaaattcttCATCAAGACCAGAcgtacagatttttttaaacaaatttattcatcCATACACTTACATacgtttctttctttattttatttattttcttttgttgtttttttggTATCAAAGTCTGTACAGTTGTTGCATTGCAAGTATATGTAATGTATTTATTGAACCTATTAGTCAGTGGAAATGGTGCactatacaatatatatatatatatatatacacacacatataaaACAGAAAGGTTAATACTATCCTCATAATATTACGCGGATCATGGAAAACAATGTAAAACAGAAACGACGTATGTATAAAGTTGACGTAAAAATTCTAGAATGGTAAAAAGACAAAGGGGCAGTGAAAATAGTGAGTaatgttacttttttttttaaccctgaAATCATCAGCTTTACGTTACTAGCTTCGTTTCGATTTTCTAAATAACCGCGCTATTGATTCGTCAAAAAGTAATAAtacaatgatttttctttagtTCAATTCTTTCATCGAGGTGTTAATCGATGATTATACTTAACGCAATTTActagtatatatatgtataatatttgtacatttttcttcaacgttaTATATTGTTAATACCTCGAAATGATTTGAGCACGATAAAAAgtagttttaaaaaaagaaaacttggaacagtttaaaacaatttttttcatcttccaaGTTGACCAATAATCGAATTCACCAATTTTATAGACTAGATATTTTAACAGATGAAACTTATAATTTTCTAACAGTTTACAATTATATACAGATGCACTTAGGTTCTTCAACTTACCCTATCcttattattgaaatatctgtataaatttttcttacaaatgTCAGCCGCAATAATTTTTGCTTCGTTTCTTTCggatatttgtatatattcttttttccctcGTAGACACAAATtctcttttttgttttgttaaaATTGAACTTACGATTAATCAGTACAAGTTACGCGTATCTAATGACTCATCGTTCGTAATTATAGATCACACAAAGCTTTGTGATTTTCTTgctaaaatacaaaaaaatatcctagatattttttattgtcaatatatatatatatcggtTGCTAGATGAAGTAATGAGCAAGTATAAACTGTAATAAACAACGCTagcaaaaaatggaagaaatgGAGATGGAAGAGAAACAGCGAATGAaaacggataaaaaaaaaaaaacaaatgtaagTAAGAAAAGAAACCGCATGATTTGGAGCGAGTGTAACGATTAGAGCGGGATAACTCCTCTCCGATTCTCAGTATTACTCCAAGtagttgtgaaaattttaacgcTCGTTATTCATCCGTCACTAGCAGCACATGTGAGGTTTTTCGTGTATACCGTGAGCTATGCTTCTGTCAGCCAGACAGCAGTCTTCGCTGGATGGACTGGCGGGTTGATCGTCGCTGTTGAGAATAGACCTGATGGAGTCGTTGATCCTCAGGCTGTTTAGGCGCTCGTGGTTCTCTTCGCTGAGGTCGTACAGGCCTGCCGCAGCTGCGACAAAGACGCTCTCCACACCTCCGTCGTCGCAAACAGCCGACGTCTCGTGGTAGCTGGCTCCTATGCTTGTCGCGTACTGGCTCGCCTCCTCCGCGTCCACCGTCCTCTGGCTCACCAGGTCGCTCTTGTTTCCAACCAGGACCAGTACCATCGTCTTGTCCACATTCCTCTTCAGCTCCACCACCCAGGATTTAATCTCATTGAAAGAGCTGTGCTTCGTCAGGTCAAACACCAGCAGCGCCACGTTGGCGTTTCTGTAATACATCGGCGCCATGGATCTGAACCTTTCCTGACCGGCTGTATCCCATATCTGAAAGGAAATATTTAGCGGGTTTTAGAAAGAATTTGGCTTCGTTTGAGAATGTTTTTTCAGACTAGTTTGTTTGGATTTGACGCATGTTTTGAACCACGATTGCGGCTAACGACGTTTAGGCAGTGGGATATTACCTGCAGCTTCACTTTGACGCGTTCCAAGTTGATGTTGCAGGTGTAAAACGCGGCTCCGATTGTCGGGGAGATGCGACGGTTGAACATCTTTGTGATGTAACGACAGATTACCATCGTTTTTCCCACACCTCAAAGTAACAGATAACTAATTAGTGGAAATAGCAGCAAGGATAGTAAGGAGAAAAGGCGATAAATCTATACAGTACGGTGTACTTCAAGTTTCCATAACGGTTCCACGAGAGAAGAGAAACGGTAGAGGAGTAAGAAAGGAATAGTAACAAGCGctttcgttattattaatatcgtaTGAAAAGCGAAGATTAAATAATCAGGTCAAAGCTCTCAGAGTTGCATCATCTTGAGAGATGGTACTTATTTTACGTCACGAGTGTCGAAACAGCTGATTTCGTTCTTTGATGTTTTGTTTTGCTTCGTAGGTTATGAGAAGTTCTCgagttcaaaatttcatctcaGTCAAAGTATCGTATAATCGATAATCAATTAATTCCAACAGCGTAAGatagaaagaagaaattcttaatTTATACGATTAGCCTCGGAGTGTCGGTTTGCACCGGTTTTGAATAAGTGAACAGGTTGTTTACGGTTTATTGAACAGCTTATTTGTTATCACAAGATTTTCTCACCCTGTGCACCGAGAATGACGACCTTTCCCTCAATCGTTTTCATCCTGTTTATCGTAACAGTCGTATATTCGCATATCCACGAGTCCTATGAACGCGTAACTAAATCCGCGGGATGATCGATCACTCGGCAAAAGGACAACGAACAATAACAACACTCGGGCAACAGCGCAACGGAAAGTCGTACGTACCGCATCCTCCCAGTTTTTTCCCCacgttattatcattattattctgttGTGTGTTATCGGACGACTCACGTCGAACGAAACACGTGACGCGCTTTGTATCAGTCCGTCTTTCTTTGTCGACCGTCGGTAAGACGTCGACTTGTCTGTTCTCCCTTTGTTTTTCTCCTCGTTCTACGTTCACGTCATCTTCAGAGCAGTCGACTTGTCTCATTTTTAGCGTTGACCGAAGATACGTGAACACTCTTAATCCTACAGGTTTCTTTTCGTAATGGTTCGATGGGTCGGGGCGTTTTAGGGGTTATTCGACAACAGCAGTTGCAGACTCTTCTTATGGGATCTCAGTGTAAAATCGAGTCGGCATATAAGAATACCGCAAGTTTCAAGCACCCGTTAATATCCCTACGTTTGTAAAACTAGcagtttatatatatatttagcaGAGGTTCTCAGTTAAACTGCCTCCGATGAGTGGCGTCGGTTAGGAAAATGGCCGGCAACGTTACTTGCTCATCGACCGTCGCTCGGCGATTCGCGCGTTCGTTTCATTCGGTCACTGACGGTCGGTAGAGTCGGTTCCTTTCCCCCTTCCCGCTGCCAATCAACTCGCAATCAATTTACTTATTCggccttttttttcaaccctgtTGCAGCAGTGCAGTGTCACGTGTGTGAGTTTGTTTGTGTTTGTGCCGGATCTGATGTCCAGTACCAGATGCAGTTTGGCGAGGATGCAGGAGGTCAATCATCTAAGAACCGAAATGCTTCGTGATTCAGCGGTgagtaattttttaccacagcTTAACTGTCGCGTGATATTcctatttattcatatttatgtGCACAATATATTTCGTTTCAATTACTTTCTCCGATAAGATGAAAtgtattgagaaaaatttaataatgcGGCAATCGGAAAACGGTTGCATAAACAGAATCTTCGAAATGAATGAAatctgatgtttttttttttttatctgtttcTAATAATCTTGGGCTTATTTTTCTCACTGAGCAGATCTCCAAactttgtttgaaaaacattcCGGGAATCTTGCATTATAGTACAGCGATGATGCGTTAATATGACTGCACACTT
Proteins encoded in this region:
- the LOC124214869 gene encoding ras-related protein Rab-31 isoform X1, with protein sequence MKTIEGKVVILGAQGVGKTMVICRYITKMFNRRISPTIGAAFYTCNINLERVKVKLQIWDTAGQERFRSMAPMYYRNANVALLVFDLTKHSSFNEIKSWVVELKRNVDKTMVLVLVGNKSDLVSQRTVDAEEASQYATSIGASYHETSAVCDDGGVESVFVAAAAGLYDLSEENHERLNSLRINDSIRSILNSDDQPASPSSEDCCLADRSIAHGIHEKPHMCC
- the LOC124214869 gene encoding ras-related protein RabJ isoform X2, giving the protein MVICRYITKMFNRRISPTIGAAFYTCNINLERVKVKLQIWDTAGQERFRSMAPMYYRNANVALLVFDLTKHSSFNEIKSWVVELKRNVDKTMVLVLVGNKSDLVSQRTVDAEEASQYATSIGASYHETSAVCDDGGVESVFVAAAAGLYDLSEENHERLNSLRINDSIRSILNSDDQPASPSSEDCCLADRSIAHGIHEKPHMCC